In Candidatus Promineifilum breve, one genomic interval encodes:
- a CDS encoding NAD(P)H-quinone oxidoreductase: MKAISVQGEKKNPTLVWEDAAGIGYGPDEVLVEVRATAVNRADLSQARGHYPPPPGASDILGLEMAGVVHAVGASVTDWRPGDRVCALLPGGGYAEQVAVPAGMLLRLPDAWSFAQGAAVPEVWYTAFINLFDEGQLRAGETALIHAGASGVGTAAIQLAVEAGARAIATVGSVDKAAFCGELGALAINYKEQDFLAEVMAATDGQGVDVILDPVGGDYLARNVAALGRFGRLVNIGLLGGTKGELNMGLLLGKRLRLVGSTLRARPVAEKIAITRRFEAEVWPKLIDGQLRPIIDRTFPIAEAQAAHEYVLANRNIGKVILEVS; encoded by the coding sequence ATGAAAGCGATTAGTGTGCAGGGCGAGAAGAAAAACCCGACGTTGGTATGGGAAGACGCGGCCGGCATCGGCTATGGGCCGGACGAGGTCCTGGTCGAGGTGCGGGCCACGGCCGTCAACCGGGCCGATTTGTCGCAGGCGCGCGGCCACTACCCGCCGCCACCCGGCGCGAGCGACATCCTGGGGCTGGAGATGGCCGGGGTGGTGCACGCCGTCGGCGCAAGCGTGACCGACTGGCGGCCGGGCGACCGGGTGTGTGCTCTGCTGCCCGGTGGGGGCTATGCCGAGCAGGTGGCCGTGCCGGCCGGGATGCTGCTGCGTCTGCCCGACGCGTGGTCGTTTGCCCAGGGCGCGGCCGTGCCCGAAGTGTGGTACACGGCCTTCATCAACCTGTTCGACGAAGGGCAGTTGCGGGCGGGCGAGACCGCTCTCATCCACGCCGGGGCCAGCGGCGTGGGCACGGCGGCCATCCAACTGGCGGTTGAGGCCGGGGCGCGGGCCATCGCCACCGTGGGCAGCGTGGACAAGGCGGCGTTTTGCGGCGAACTGGGAGCACTCGCCATCAACTATAAGGAACAGGACTTTCTGGCCGAGGTAATGGCCGCGACAGACGGCCAGGGCGTGGACGTGATCCTCGATCCCGTGGGCGGCGACTATCTGGCGCGCAACGTGGCCGCGCTGGGCCGCTTTGGGCGGCTGGTCAACATCGGTCTGCTGGGTGGGACGAAAGGCGAACTCAACATGGGCCTGTTGCTGGGCAAGCGGCTGCGCCTCGTCGGCTCCACGCTGCGCGCCCGGCCCGTGGCCGAGAAAATCGCCATCACCCGCCGCTTCGAGGCCGAGGTCTGGCCCAAACTTATCGACGGTCAACTGCGGCCGATCATCGACCGCACCTTTCCCATCGCCGAGGCCCAAGCCGCGCACGAATACGTGCTGGCCAATCGGAATATCGGTAAGGTGATTCTTGAGGTGAGTTAA
- a CDS encoding phosphoribosyltransferase family protein yields the protein MTQRNTYTVEVAGLVRHFPLFEVAPGVRIAVFNMLGDTYIVKGAAAALAEKLRDVDADVLVTAEAKSIPLIYEMSALMGLPYVVMRKAYKSYMGEAISAETVSITTGTPQTLYLDEKDRALIKGRRVIVIDDVISTGSTLNGMEKLVLKAEGHVAQIAAIFTEGDDDWSRVVALGNLPVFRD from the coding sequence ATGACCCAACGCAACACCTATACCGTCGAAGTGGCCGGGCTGGTGCGCCACTTCCCGCTTTTTGAAGTCGCGCCCGGCGTGCGCATCGCTGTGTTCAACATGCTGGGCGACACCTACATCGTCAAGGGCGCGGCGGCGGCGCTGGCCGAGAAGCTCCGCGACGTGGACGCCGACGTGCTGGTGACGGCCGAGGCCAAGAGCATTCCCCTCATCTACGAGATGAGCGCCCTGATGGGCCTGCCCTACGTCGTCATGCGCAAGGCGTACAAAAGCTACATGGGCGAGGCCATCAGCGCCGAGACGGTGTCGATCACCACCGGCACGCCGCAGACGCTCTATCTGGACGAAAAAGATCGCGCCCTCATCAAGGGCCGGCGCGTCATCGTCATCGACGACGTGATCAGCACCGGCAGCACGCTCAACGGCATGGAGAAGCTGGTGCTCAAGGCTGAGGGCCACGTGGCCCAGATCGCCGCCATCTTCACCGAAGGCGACGACGACTGGTCGCGCGTGGTGGCTCTGGGCAATCTCCCGGTCTTTAGGGATTAG
- a CDS encoding hydantoinase B/oxoprolinase family protein yields MDAATLTIFNHLFASVAEEMGVTLGRAAYSPNIKERLDYSCAVFLAGEPPRLLAQAAHIPVHLGAMPASVRAAVAHCASFRPGDVVILNDPYLGGNHLPDITLVSPVFFSGQWSVVSGQPTHSPLPTDHYFLVASRAHHADVGGMSPGSMPLSTELYQEGIIIPPIKLIDGGARNEAVWQLILRNVRTPWERDGDLAAQLAAHATGAARLAEIVGRYGLGETLAQADALIAYAESLTRAAIRLIPNGVYPFTDTLDDDGQSADPVPIQVVVTVEDDQLTADFAGTAAAVAGNLNAVPAIVESAVAYCLRCVALALLAADLPMNDGAFAPLAVRIPPGSLLDPPPPHAVAAGNVETSQRVVDVVFGALAAALPHLIPAAGQGTMNNLTFGSLVGRVGNPTPDGRVTNPPYAYYETIGGGAGAGPAAGGASGIHVHMSNTRNTPVEALEAAYPIRVEAYSLRAGSGGRGVHHGGDGLIRAIRFLAPATVTITSERRRRGPYGLNGGEPGAPGRNVLIRQEETTELPGKATFTVEPGDVIRIETPGGGGWGIPQRSLETSEV; encoded by the coding sequence ATGGACGCAGCTACACTCACGATCTTCAACCACCTCTTCGCCTCGGTGGCCGAGGAGATGGGCGTCACGCTGGGCCGCGCGGCCTATAGCCCCAACATCAAGGAGCGGCTCGATTACAGTTGCGCCGTCTTTCTGGCCGGGGAGCCGCCGCGCCTGCTGGCCCAGGCGGCCCACATCCCCGTCCACCTGGGGGCCATGCCCGCCTCCGTCCGCGCCGCCGTGGCCCATTGCGCCTCCTTCCGCCCCGGCGACGTGGTGATCCTCAACGACCCCTACCTCGGCGGCAATCACCTGCCCGATATTACATTGGTGTCGCCGGTGTTTTTCAGTGGTCAGTGGTCAGTGGTCAGTGGTCAGCCCACCCACTCCCCACTGCCCACTGATCACTACTTCCTCGTCGCCAGCCGCGCCCACCACGCCGACGTCGGCGGCATGTCGCCCGGCTCGATGCCGCTCTCGACCGAGTTGTATCAGGAAGGCATCATCATCCCGCCCATTAAGCTGATCGACGGCGGGGCGCGCAACGAGGCCGTCTGGCAGCTCATTCTGCGCAACGTGCGCACGCCGTGGGAGCGCGACGGCGATCTGGCGGCGCAACTGGCGGCCCATGCCACCGGCGCGGCCCGGCTGGCGGAGATCGTCGGCCGCTATGGCCTCGGCGAAACGTTGGCTCAGGCCGACGCCCTGATCGCCTACGCCGAATCGCTGACCCGCGCCGCCATTCGCCTCATCCCCAACGGGGTCTATCCATTCACCGACACTCTGGACGACGACGGCCAAAGCGCCGACCCCGTGCCGATTCAGGTGGTGGTGACGGTCGAGGACGACCAGTTGACGGCCGACTTCGCCGGCACGGCCGCCGCCGTGGCCGGCAATCTCAACGCCGTGCCGGCCATCGTCGAATCGGCCGTGGCCTACTGCCTGCGCTGCGTGGCCCTGGCCCTGCTGGCCGCCGACCTGCCGATGAACGACGGGGCCTTCGCGCCGCTGGCGGTGCGCATCCCGCCCGGCTCGCTGCTCGATCCGCCACCGCCCCACGCCGTGGCCGCCGGCAACGTCGAAACGTCGCAGCGCGTGGTCGATGTCGTCTTCGGCGCGCTGGCCGCCGCCCTGCCCCATCTCATCCCCGCCGCCGGCCAGGGCACGATGAACAACCTGACCTTCGGCAGCCTTGTAGGTCGGGTTGGCAACCCGACTCCAGATGGGCGGGTTACCAACCCGCCCTACGCCTACTACGAAACGATAGGCGGTGGCGCGGGGGCTGGGCCGGCGGCCGGCGGCGCGTCGGGCATCCACGTCCACATGAGCAACACGCGCAACACGCCGGTCGAGGCCCTGGAAGCCGCCTACCCCATCCGCGTCGAGGCGTATAGCCTGCGCGCCGGGTCGGGCGGTCGCGGTGTTCATCATGGCGGCGATGGTCTTATTCGCGCTATCCGCTTTCTAGCCCCGGCCACGGTCACCATCACCAGCGAGCGGCGACGGCGCGGCCCCTATGGCCTGAATGGCGGCGAACCGGGCGCGCCGGGCCGCAACGTCCTGATTCGACAAGAGGAAACGACCGAATTGCCCGGCAAGGCGACATTCACCGTGGAACCGGGCGACGTCATCCGCATCGAGACGCCCGGCGGCGGCGGCTGGGGTATACCTCAGAGGTCTTTAGAAACCTCTGAGGTATGA
- a CDS encoding zinc finger protein — translation MAKQSLGYTELEWTCPFCNTRNKGRAKVCVNCGAPQPKDVKFEQAAEDKPVTDSEGLEMAKAGPDIHCPFCGTRNPATAVKCSRCGGDLTEGERREAGQVLGAQQSKPAADVICDYCGTANPAANTKCKNCGSPLRKAAPKPAAAPAPAPAKMNPAFLIIGAIVALIICGALAFFVLRGTQTETNVARVSDVNWTRSIVVMGLAPVTRNTWADQVPQNAEVNYCEQRERERSAFPTGNSQEICGTPYIVDEGTGFGEMVQDCEYIVYDDYCEYTTVELQPIGLLDESGSDLSPFWPETRLEQDQQLGDRRETYQITFEVDGESVVYETTNAAEFARFQPGSEWQLEISGFGNIVDIQPAP, via the coding sequence ATGGCGAAACAATCACTGGGCTATACCGAACTGGAATGGACGTGTCCATTCTGTAACACGCGCAACAAGGGCCGGGCGAAAGTCTGCGTCAACTGCGGCGCGCCCCAGCCGAAAGACGTCAAGTTCGAGCAGGCGGCCGAAGATAAACCGGTCACCGACTCGGAAGGGCTGGAGATGGCCAAGGCCGGGCCGGACATCCATTGCCCGTTCTGCGGCACCCGCAACCCTGCCACGGCGGTCAAATGCTCGCGCTGCGGCGGCGACCTGACCGAGGGTGAGCGGCGCGAGGCCGGCCAGGTGCTGGGTGCGCAACAGAGCAAGCCCGCGGCCGACGTCATCTGCGACTACTGCGGCACGGCCAACCCGGCGGCCAACACCAAATGCAAAAATTGCGGCTCGCCGCTGCGCAAGGCCGCGCCGAAGCCGGCCGCCGCGCCCGCCCCGGCCCCGGCCAAAATGAACCCCGCTTTCCTCATCATCGGGGCCATCGTGGCCCTGATCATCTGCGGCGCGCTGGCCTTCTTCGTCCTGCGCGGCACACAGACCGAGACCAACGTCGCCCGCGTCAGCGACGTCAACTGGACGAGGAGTATTGTCGTCATGGGCCTGGCCCCCGTCACCCGCAACACCTGGGCCGATCAGGTTCCCCAGAATGCCGAGGTCAACTACTGCGAGCAAAGGGAGCGCGAGCGCTCCGCCTTCCCAACCGGCAACTCCCAGGAGATTTGCGGCACGCCCTACATCGTTGACGAGGGCACGGGCTTCGGCGAAATGGTGCAGGATTGCGAGTACATCGTCTACGATGATTACTGCGAGTACACCACGGTCGAACTGCAACCGATCGGGTTGCTCGACGAGAGCGGCTCCGACCTAAGCCCTTTCTGGCCGGAGACCCGTCTGGAGCAAGACCAGCAGTTGGGCGACCGCCGCGAAACGTATCAGATTACGTTTGAGGTCGATGGCGAGTCGGTCGTCTACGAGACGACCAACGCCGCCGAGTTCGCCCGCTTCCAACCCGGCAGCGAGTGGCAACTGGAGATCAGCGGCTTCGGCAATATCGTCGATATCCAGCCCGCTCCCTGA
- a CDS encoding M15 family metallopeptidase, giving the protein MIRSTLLLLAVASLPVACAPAVVSDPPGAAVQVDATATAHRPPVVSTGLPPTATVPATPTAPPPSPPPTTAPASPTPIATATTVPTPTPDRTILCSQRLPDNGLLTVVTLTYGLSRDFEPAGLVGLSGYLPNDVTLGYPTELRRIVVNPLVDMITTMQAEGMQPVIISGYRSYSAQAIAREKWLEKEPERANILSAPPGFSEHQLGTVVDFGSPELAAIVGQEDIEFHTYFYKTSEGAWLLQHAHEYGFTLSYPREATEITGFFYEPWHYRYVGVEMATFLRDAGISLTEHQLATEPPPCIPD; this is encoded by the coding sequence TTGATTCGCTCCACCCTGTTGTTACTGGCCGTCGCGTCGTTGCCGGTCGCCTGCGCCCCGGCCGTGGTTTCGGACCCGCCCGGCGCGGCCGTCCAGGTTGACGCAACCGCCACCGCCCACCGCCCGCCCGTCGTCAGCACCGGCTTGCCGCCCACGGCCACCGTCCCGGCCACGCCAACCGCGCCACCCCCTTCGCCGCCGCCCACCACAGCCCCGGCCAGCCCGACGCCCATCGCCACGGCCACCACCGTGCCGACGCCCACGCCCGACCGCACCATTCTCTGTAGCCAACGGCTGCCCGACAATGGCCTGCTGACCGTCGTCACGCTGACCTACGGCCTGAGCCGCGACTTCGAGCCGGCCGGGCTGGTGGGCCTGTCCGGCTATTTGCCCAACGACGTGACTCTCGGCTATCCGACCGAATTGCGGCGCATCGTCGTCAATCCGCTGGTCGATATGATCACGACCATGCAAGCCGAAGGGATGCAGCCGGTGATCATCTCCGGCTATCGCAGCTACTCGGCCCAGGCCATCGCCCGCGAGAAGTGGCTGGAGAAAGAGCCGGAGCGGGCCAACATCCTCAGCGCGCCGCCCGGCTTCAGCGAGCACCAACTGGGTACGGTGGTCGATTTCGGCTCGCCCGAACTGGCGGCCATCGTCGGCCAGGAAGACATCGAGTTTCACACCTATTTCTATAAAACGAGCGAAGGGGCGTGGCTGCTCCAGCATGCCCACGAATATGGTTTCACACTCAGCTACCCGCGCGAGGCGACGGAGATCACCGGCTTTTTCTATGAGCCGTGGCATTACCGCTACGTCGGCGTCGAGATGGCGACCTTCCTGCGCGACGCGGGCATCTCGCTGACGGAGCACCAACTGGCGACGGAACCGCCGCCCTGCATCCCCGATTAA
- a CDS encoding CapA family protein: protein MNNRHHNGARLTLLLLFVTLALGACGQATATIPPTATTAATVAPTPAATTTPPPTATDQPTATPSPTPLPPPTETPTATPTPQRLTLAVPPEWEEALAVLESSGDSLVPGYEWTITFADDPAAELAAGSVEAAIVIDGRGPIVREEPLAFSVPFTTNWELINATEAEAILSNGHRLVRVIPWSAMTPANKALRVDGLHPTDPDYPFHRAWSLAAAPGHAAAAEALAPLLAKALAPLPTIRLAAVGDVNFDRAPADILLTTGDPSYAFSRVKPIFDAADYTVANLETALGDVGEPADKRYTFRSPPEAAGAVAAGGIDLVSLANNHALDYGPAALLQGIDLLSAAGVATIGGGADDAAAHAPHITDIGGLRVAFLGYVHVPVEAVTNFDTQTWTATADAPGLAWADPARVAADVAAIRPEVDLVVVILHSGYEYIEEPGEEQIAAARAAVDAGADLVIGHHAHILQGIHRYNDGVIAYGLGNFHFDIDGPPETAILNVWLDQNGVRQLELIPAIIQEHGQPWPAEWWQAEPILARVYYLTTILNANQ, encoded by the coding sequence ATGAATAATAGACACCACAACGGCGCGCGTCTGACGCTGTTATTGCTATTCGTGACGCTGGCGCTTGGTGCCTGCGGCCAGGCCACCGCCACCATCCCGCCCACCGCGACGACGGCGGCAACCGTGGCCCCGACCCCGGCCGCCACCACGACGCCCCCGCCGACCGCCACCGACCAACCAACGGCCACGCCCTCGCCCACACCACTGCCGCCGCCCACCGAGACCCCAACCGCCACCCCCACCCCGCAACGCCTGACGCTGGCCGTGCCGCCGGAATGGGAAGAAGCGCTGGCCGTCCTGGAAAGTTCCGGCGACAGTCTCGTGCCGGGTTATGAATGGACGATCACCTTCGCCGACGACCCGGCGGCCGAACTGGCCGCCGGGAGCGTCGAGGCGGCCATCGTGATCGACGGCCGCGGCCCCATCGTGCGCGAGGAGCCGCTGGCCTTCAGCGTGCCCTTCACCACCAACTGGGAACTCATCAACGCCACCGAGGCCGAGGCCATCCTGAGCAACGGCCACCGGCTGGTGCGGGTCATCCCCTGGAGCGCCATGACTCCGGCGAACAAGGCCCTGCGCGTCGACGGGCTGCACCCGACCGACCCCGACTACCCCTTCCACCGGGCGTGGTCGCTGGCCGCCGCCCCCGGCCACGCCGCGGCGGCCGAGGCGTTGGCCCCGCTGCTCGCCAAGGCGCTGGCCCCACTGCCCACCATTCGTCTGGCGGCCGTGGGCGACGTGAACTTCGACCGCGCCCCGGCCGACATCCTGCTGACGACCGGCGATCCGAGCTATGCCTTCTCGCGCGTCAAGCCTATCTTCGACGCCGCCGATTACACCGTCGCCAATCTGGAGACGGCGCTGGGCGACGTGGGCGAACCGGCCGACAAGCGCTACACCTTTCGCTCACCGCCGGAAGCGGCCGGGGCAGTGGCCGCCGGGGGCATCGATCTCGTCTCGTTAGCCAACAATCACGCTTTGGATTATGGGCCGGCGGCGCTGCTACAGGGTATCGACCTGCTCAGCGCGGCCGGCGTGGCGACCATCGGCGGCGGGGCCGATGACGCCGCGGCCCACGCGCCGCACATCACCGATATTGGCGGGCTGCGGGTGGCCTTTCTGGGCTACGTCCACGTGCCGGTCGAGGCGGTGACAAATTTCGACACACAGACCTGGACGGCCACGGCCGACGCGCCCGGCCTGGCCTGGGCCGACCCGGCGCGGGTGGCGGCCGACGTGGCCGCCATCCGCCCGGAGGTCGATCTGGTCGTCGTCATCCTGCACAGTGGCTACGAGTACATCGAGGAGCCGGGTGAGGAGCAGATCGCGGCGGCGCGGGCGGCGGTCGATGCCGGGGCCGATCTGGTCATCGGCCACCATGCCCACATCCTGCAAGGCATCCACCGCTATAACGATGGCGTCATCGCCTACGGCCTGGGCAACTTCCACTTCGACATCGACGGCCCGCCGGAGACGGCCATCCTCAACGTCTGGCTCGACCAGAACGGGGTGCGCCAACTGGAGCTAATCCCGGCCATCATCCAGGAGCACGGCCAACCGTGGCCGGCCGAGTGGTGGCAGGCCGAGCCGATCCTGGCCCGCGTCTACTACCTGACCACTATCCTTAACGCTAATCAATAA
- a CDS encoding M20/M25/M40 family metallo-hydrolase, giving the protein MEPQPQLVIPTPPVATPELIIPNEAGQLVTDPVSDVVPTVDPAVESLITEVSQQQLMAYVRQLEGFGTRNAFSDTQSETFGIGAARRWIFNEFVRVGNGRLTVEFQDFPLSYNGYTAEQSNVVATLPGKGNGNGVLIIMGHYDNRPPDVTDGASRATGANDNASGIALLLETARVMSSRDWNQTIIFLATSAEEQGSFGARFYAENAFMEGKNIISALNYDAVGGRAGIPQHARLFAVDFLTSAHGALGRYYEYVGGLYLPTFPVVIYDALDREGRWGDHREFVRAGFPAIRLIESVEDPDLVNSNRDTWDLIDYTYLQRMAQLNVSVAANLAGGPHQPAPPIIAAMAEPGAYLLTWPVTPDASGYAISFRPVDSVYYPTFRFVKASNAGNVALTGLDPSVTYAVSIAALNERGLVSGFSTEQFIGPNAALINPSSVTVQQ; this is encoded by the coding sequence TTGGAGCCGCAGCCGCAACTGGTGATCCCCACGCCCCCGGTGGCGACGCCGGAACTCATCATCCCCAACGAGGCCGGGCAACTGGTGACCGACCCGGTCAGCGACGTGGTGCCGACGGTCGATCCGGCCGTCGAATCGCTCATCACCGAAGTGTCGCAGCAGCAGCTCATGGCCTACGTCCGCCAATTGGAAGGCTTCGGCACGCGCAACGCCTTTAGCGACACCCAATCGGAGACGTTCGGCATCGGCGCGGCCCGGCGCTGGATCTTCAACGAGTTCGTCCGTGTCGGCAACGGCCGGCTGACGGTCGAATTCCAGGATTTCCCGCTGTCCTATAACGGCTACACCGCCGAGCAGAGCAACGTCGTGGCGACGCTGCCGGGCAAGGGCAATGGCAATGGCGTCCTGATCATCATGGGCCACTACGACAACCGGCCGCCGGACGTGACCGATGGCGCCAGCCGGGCCACCGGGGCCAACGACAACGCGTCGGGTATCGCCCTGCTGCTGGAGACGGCGCGGGTGATGAGTTCGCGCGACTGGAACCAGACGATCATCTTCCTGGCGACGTCGGCCGAGGAGCAAGGCTCATTCGGGGCGCGCTTCTACGCCGAAAACGCCTTTATGGAAGGCAAGAACATCATCTCGGCCCTCAACTACGACGCCGTGGGCGGGCGGGCGGGCATTCCGCAGCACGCCCGTCTTTTCGCTGTCGATTTCCTGACCTCAGCCCACGGCGCGCTCGGCCGCTACTATGAGTACGTGGGCGGCCTCTATCTGCCGACGTTCCCGGTGGTCATCTACGACGCGCTCGACCGCGAGGGGCGCTGGGGCGACCATCGTGAATTCGTCCGCGCCGGCTTCCCGGCCATCCGTCTCATTGAGTCCGTCGAAGACCCCGACCTGGTCAATTCCAACCGCGACACGTGGGATTTGATCGACTACACCTACTTGCAGCGCATGGCGCAGCTCAACGTGTCCGTGGCCGCCAATCTGGCCGGCGGGCCGCACCAGCCCGCGCCGCCGATCATCGCCGCGATGGCCGAGCCGGGGGCCTATCTGCTGACCTGGCCGGTAACGCCCGACGCTTCCGGCTACGCCATCTCCTTCCGGCCGGTGGATTCGGTCTATTACCCCACCTTCCGCTTCGTGAAGGCCAGCAATGCCGGCAACGTGGCCCTGACCGGGCTGGACCCGAGCGTCACCTACGCCGTCAGCATCGCCGCGCTGAACGAGCGCGGCCTGGTCAGCGGCTTCTCCACCGAACAGTTCATCGGCCCCAACGCGGCGCTGATCAACCCCTCCAGCGTCACTGTGCAGCAATAA
- a CDS encoding YitT family protein encodes MATIKGYLNRETPINWRETIRNYIFLTIGATIMMVNFNIFMAPGNIAPGGMGGLTLILNHYTGIPRGIGMLLMSTPLIALGFWQLGRFRFLVRTLYVTIYYTLGVDLTARFFPPQAIVDDLLLTALYGGVLGGIGYGLVLRGRGMVSGTGIISRILQLRTGIPISQLYMIIDGVIIVALGLTFGWERALYGMIMLFIMGLASDYVLEGPSVVRVVFIITDRPEAVGARLMARLGVGVTRWAGEGMYTQEERTILFCTVTRPDVEVLHGLVEEIDPAAFVVIGQGHQARGGMVRPPVFAKPPERPSEPEPM; translated from the coding sequence ATGGCGACAATCAAGGGCTATCTAAATCGCGAAACGCCGATCAACTGGCGCGAGACGATCCGCAATTACATTTTCCTGACCATCGGCGCGACGATCATGATGGTCAACTTCAACATCTTCATGGCCCCCGGCAATATCGCCCCCGGCGGCATGGGCGGCCTGACGCTGATCCTCAATCATTACACCGGCATCCCGCGCGGCATCGGCATGTTGCTGATGAGCACGCCGCTCATTGCCCTGGGCTTCTGGCAACTGGGGCGCTTCCGCTTTCTGGTGCGCACGCTCTACGTCACCATCTACTACACGCTGGGCGTCGATCTGACGGCCCGCTTCTTCCCGCCGCAGGCCATCGTCGATGACCTGCTGCTGACCGCGCTCTACGGCGGCGTGTTGGGCGGCATCGGCTATGGCCTGGTGTTGCGCGGCCGGGGCATGGTCAGCGGCACGGGCATCATCAGCCGCATCCTGCAATTGCGCACCGGCATCCCCATCAGCCAACTGTACATGATCATCGACGGGGTGATCATCGTCGCCCTGGGCCTGACCTTTGGCTGGGAGCGGGCGCTCTATGGGATGATCATGTTATTCATCATGGGGCTGGCCTCGGACTACGTGCTGGAGGGGCCGAGCGTGGTGCGCGTCGTCTTTATCATCACCGACCGGCCGGAGGCGGTCGGGGCCAGGCTGATGGCCCGCCTCGGCGTGGGCGTCACGCGCTGGGCGGGCGAGGGCATGTATACTCAGGAGGAGCGCACCATCCTGTTCTGCACCGTCACCCGGCCGGACGTGGAGGTGTTGCACGGCCTGGTGGAGGAGATCGACCCGGCGGCCTTCGTCGTCATCGGCCAGGGCCATCAGGCGCGGGGCGGCATGGTGCGCCCGCCGGTCTTCGCCAAGCCGCCCGAACGGCCGAGCGAGCCGGAGCCGATGTAG